The Vibrio sp. 10N DNA window TCTGCCAATCAAAAGGATCACTTAGAAACGATTAACGCGTCGTCACAAACGCTGCTTATGCTCATTAATGACATTCTTGACCTGTCAAAAATAGAATCCGGACACTTAGAGATCTGCCCTCATACCACAGCCATCAAAGAAACAATCTTCGATACTGCCGCTCTTATCGCTCCCAAAGCACAGCAAAAATCCTTGGACATCGTCATCGATATAGATCCGAAAGTACCGGACTACGTTCAAGCCGATGAGCAAAAAGTACGCCAAACGCTGATGAACCTTGCTTCTAATGCCATCAAGTTCACGAACTCTGGTCGCATCACTTTTACCTTAAAGGCAATTCAAGCCACAGAAACTGACGTTACCCTCGGTTTTTCGGTCGCTGACACAGGTATCGGCATCGAGACTGAAAAACAACAACATGTCTTTGAAGAGTTTAAGCAAGAAGATGTCGCCACATCAAAGCAATACGGTGGAACCGGATTAGGGCTAGCAATCTGCGCTAAGATGGTAGCAATGATGGGCGGTAACATCGCGCTTCAATCTGAAAAGGGAAAAGGCAGCCAGTTTAGCTTTGCCCTTACCTTCAAACGTGACTCACACAGCATCCATAGTGAGATGGATAAGACCATTGGCTATCTGTCCTCTACTCCCAATACGCTATTGGTCAACGAATTCAAACGTTTTGGCTGCGAACTCAACCAGTTTTCGAATATAGAAAAAGCCATCAACCAGTCGGCGAGCACTGCCATACTTGTCTTGGATGATGAACAGCATATTGCAGCGCTGAAAGCTGCAAACAAATCTCTGCCGATTGTACTGGTACGCGACAATAAACATGCCGCTGAGAATGCAGACATCAATGTCGACGGCTACATCACCCACCCGCTATTTGGGCATCGTCTAATGAGGATACTGCGACAGGTAAAGCTTGATAGCCACAAAGCCAATAGTGCCAGTAACGATGAACCCTCATTAAACGAGAATGAACGCTCCAACCGTCGTCATTTCAAAATACTGGTGGTCGAAGATAATAAAGTGAACCAACAAATTGTTAGCCTAAACCTGAAGAAGCTCTCAATTGACTTTGTTATTGCCAACAATGGGCAGGAAGCCGTAGACATCTACCAACAGCAACACAACTCCATTGGCCTAATTCTTATGGACTGTATGATGCCAGTTCTAGATGGTTTTGAAGCAACCAAAGCCATCCGCGAATTTGAACGCACGAATGAAGTGAAGCAAACTCACATCATCGCCCTCACCGCGTCGGTACTCGACGATGACATTAAGCGATGTTATGACAGTGGTATGGACGACTATCTTCCTAAGCCATTTAAGCGCGATATCCTAATGGAGAAGCTTGATGCTCGCATTCAAGCATCTTAGTTGAGAGGTAT harbors:
- a CDS encoding ATP-binding protein, with translation MPNRRSDTSQSLRKILISGASAIMALLAIFFYIERSFDSTKQQLIQLQKDVLQTANTMLMMRRHEKDFISRVENQYLEKMEKDYQSILSQIGQINIGVIESGIDIDYNGQQALADIDAYTQRFFKLADLVLVIDGAKKDHGLIKHFKNKALAFEHALIRANSNSIDYKVLTTKELMYQFFTTFDPAVLLRIDRSLAQIEQAITEEQLGFNTFSQFKEFRLAFYALQGAYEEFGYSHQQGELGALRTTIHQLEKSLNTLFDDLPPLITAKLSEYETYRLTSAIALVVAIILVLLIITQRVTALEKQLIQARKEEAQASKAKSAFLANMSHEIRTPLNGILGMTEILADTPLSANQKDHLETINASSQTLLMLINDILDLSKIESGHLEICPHTTAIKETIFDTAALIAPKAQQKSLDIVIDIDPKVPDYVQADEQKVRQTLMNLASNAIKFTNSGRITFTLKAIQATETDVTLGFSVADTGIGIETEKQQHVFEEFKQEDVATSKQYGGTGLGLAICAKMVAMMGGNIALQSEKGKGSQFSFALTFKRDSHSIHSEMDKTIGYLSSTPNTLLVNEFKRFGCELNQFSNIEKAINQSASTAILVLDDEQHIAALKAANKSLPIVLVRDNKHAAENADINVDGYITHPLFGHRLMRILRQVKLDSHKANSASNDEPSLNENERSNRRHFKILVVEDNKVNQQIVSLNLKKLSIDFVIANNGQEAVDIYQQQHNSIGLILMDCMMPVLDGFEATKAIREFERTNEVKQTHIIALTASVLDDDIKRCYDSGMDDYLPKPFKRDILMEKLDARIQAS